One genomic segment of Sphingobacteriales bacterium includes these proteins:
- a CDS encoding rhodanese-like domain-containing protein, giving the protein MFNFIKKLLGFGSSANLRQLIADGAFLVDVRTPGEFAQGHVQGSVNIPLNTVGAQLNKFQNKKHIIVFCQSGMRSSQAKSILTQNGIVNVTNGGGWQSVNQIVQQNSNK; this is encoded by the coding sequence ATGTTCAATTTTATAAAAAAACTATTGGGTTTTGGCTCTTCAGCCAATTTGCGACAATTAATAGCCGATGGCGCTTTTTTAGTAGATGTGCGAACGCCCGGCGAGTTTGCCCAAGGTCATGTACAAGGCTCGGTAAATATTCCGCTTAATACAGTTGGCGCACAACTAAACAAATTTCAAAACAAAAAACACATCATTGTATTTTGCCAAAGTGGTATGCGAAGCAGTCAAGCAAAAAGTATATTAACACAAAACGGCATCGTTAATGTAACCAACGGCGGTGGCTGGCAAAGCGTCAATCAAATAGTACAGCAAAACAGCAATAAATAA
- a CDS encoding methyltransferase domain-containing protein, protein MSKIEQNEANQPSLDQTFWNERWQTQQTGWDIGHAAPAICNYIAQYPNKQAAILIPGCGNAHEAHFLIQQGFTNITLLDIAPLAVEQVKEKFAPFPEVKVVCANFFEHQPHTNYDLILEQTFFCALHPDLRPNYVQKMASLLKPEGKLVGLLFAVQFEKRGPPFGGTITDYLSIFAPYFDFKTLAPCYNSIAPRANTELFMIAYKR, encoded by the coding sequence ATGTCAAAAATAGAACAAAACGAAGCTAACCAGCCTTCTCTTGACCAAACTTTTTGGAATGAGCGTTGGCAAACCCAACAAACCGGATGGGATATTGGCCATGCCGCACCAGCTATTTGTAATTATATAGCACAATACCCCAATAAACAAGCAGCTATTTTAATTCCAGGATGTGGCAATGCCCACGAAGCCCATTTTTTAATACAACAGGGTTTTACCAATATTACTTTATTAGATATTGCTCCGCTTGCAGTTGAACAGGTAAAAGAAAAATTCGCGCCATTTCCGGAAGTTAAGGTTGTTTGTGCAAATTTTTTTGAACACCAGCCCCATACTAATTACGACCTAATTTTAGAACAAACCTTTTTTTGTGCTTTGCATCCGGATTTAAGGCCGAATTACGTGCAAAAAATGGCCTCGCTATTAAAGCCCGAGGGCAAATTAGTTGGTTTGTTGTTTGCTGTTCAGTTCGAAAAACGTGGCCCACCCTTTGGCGGTACAATTACAGACTACCTGTCAATTTTTGCACCCTATTTTGACTTCAAAACTTTAGCGCCTTGCTACAACAGTATTGCTCCCCGTGCTAATACCGAGTTGTTTATGATTGCCTATAAAAGATAA